A single Cupriavidus sp. D39 DNA region contains:
- a CDS encoding PP2C family protein-serine/threonine phosphatase produces the protein MRFSVYQESRKGGRRINQDRMGYCFTRDALLMVLADGLGGHALGEVAAQQALQTLARQFQAQARPSIRNPADFLQDTIMLAHREIHRYAEANQLADVPRTTVVCCLVQNGQIHWAHAGDSRLYLVRKGNLLTRTRDHSKIENLLQQERVLPMEVANHPERNKLYNCLGSPNLPLIDIGGPLRLEPGDVALLCSDGLWGSIEEQLLVEKVTNLSVVHAIPDLIEQALHNAGDGADNTTAIAMMWELDAQLSNEDSVATETLPLNTFTTSILENNGGDTDLLSEEEIERSIAEIRAAIDKTSNFMR, from the coding sequence ATGCGATTCTCCGTCTACCAGGAAAGCAGAAAAGGCGGCCGCCGCATCAACCAGGACCGCATGGGCTATTGCTTCACGCGGGATGCCCTGTTGATGGTGCTGGCCGATGGCCTGGGCGGCCACGCGCTAGGCGAAGTCGCCGCGCAACAAGCCTTGCAGACCCTGGCACGCCAGTTCCAGGCCCAGGCCCGGCCCTCGATCCGCAATCCTGCCGATTTCCTGCAGGACACCATCATGCTGGCCCACCGGGAAATCCATCGCTATGCCGAAGCCAACCAGCTGGCCGACGTCCCGCGTACCACCGTGGTCTGCTGCCTGGTCCAGAACGGCCAGATCCACTGGGCCCACGCCGGCGATTCGCGGCTCTACCTGGTGCGCAAAGGCAATCTGCTGACCCGCACGCGCGACCACTCCAAGATCGAGAACCTGCTGCAGCAGGAGCGCGTGCTGCCGATGGAGGTGGCCAACCACCCCGAGCGCAACAAGCTCTACAACTGCCTCGGCTCGCCCAACCTGCCGCTGATCGATATCGGCGGCCCGCTGCGGCTGGAGCCGGGCGACGTGGCCCTGCTGTGCTCCGACGGGCTGTGGGGCAGCATCGAAGAGCAACTGCTGGTGGAGAAGGTCACCAACCTGTCCGTGGTGCATGCGATTCCGGACCTGATCGAGCAGGCACTGCACAATGCCGGCGACGGCGCCGACAACACGACCGCCATCGCCATGATGTGGGAGCTCGACGCCCAACTGTCCAATGAGGACTCGGTCGCCACCGAGACCCTGCCGCTCAATACGTTCACCACCTCGATCCTGGAGAACAATGGCGGCGATACCGACCTGCTCTCCGAGGAGGAGATCGAGCGCTCCATCGCCGAGATCCGCGCAGCGATCGACAAGACCAGCAATTTCATGCGCTGA